A genomic segment from Desulfurella amilsii encodes:
- a CDS encoding NIL domain-containing protein — protein sequence MIAKKVLLTFSKKAAGKPVICELSRKFDLTFNVMEAKISPKKEGLMILELVGTENAYNSGVEYLIENGVEISNIEDRVFRDDDLCYHCGCCLSVCPTDALIIEDRQTMKVEFYKDKCIACELCVKVCPTKAMKIRGLDGDLI from the coding sequence GTGATAGCAAAAAAAGTTTTATTGACCTTTTCTAAAAAAGCAGCAGGTAAACCGGTTATTTGCGAGTTATCAAGAAAATTTGATTTGACGTTCAATGTAATGGAAGCAAAAATTTCACCAAAAAAAGAAGGTTTAATGATACTTGAGCTTGTTGGTACAGAAAACGCATACAATAGCGGTGTTGAGTATCTAATAGAAAATGGTGTAGAGATTTCAAATATTGAAGATAGGGTTTTTAGGGATGATGATTTGTGCTATCACTGTGGTTGCTGCTTGAGCGTTTGTCCTACAGACGCGCTTATTATAGAGGATAGGCAAACAATGAAGGTTGAATTTTATAAAGATAAGTGTATTGCGTGTGAATTGTGCGTTAAAGTTTGTCCCACAAAAGCTATGAAAATACGTGGTCTTGATGGCGATTTAATTTAA
- a CDS encoding proline dehydrogenase family protein yields MSLFHTIVSNTIDYVPSNVVSIFAKKYIAGAYLEDALNLTKAFNQDDIMSTIDVLGEDVKKIEEASFYKNECIKVLEEIKSNHLNANLSLKPTQMGFALSKSLGFDNIREIVKRAYDLDNFVRIDMENSPYTTDTVEMYKQLRKEFGQHVGTVLQAYMRRTIDDIEYLSDDKMNIRLCKGIYIESEKIAYKKRDIIVENYKYCLEELFKKKAYVGIATHDEKLVFHAMKLIKDYNLHANEYEFQMLLGVGENLKQFILDKNHRLRIYVPYGIQWLAYAKRRLKENPNIIKAALHLE; encoded by the coding sequence ATGTCTTTATTTCATACAATCGTATCAAATACTATTGATTATGTACCATCGAATGTTGTTTCCATCTTTGCAAAAAAATACATTGCAGGTGCATATTTAGAAGATGCGCTAAACCTTACCAAAGCTTTTAATCAAGACGACATCATGAGTACAATTGATGTGCTCGGAGAAGATGTAAAAAAAATTGAAGAGGCAAGTTTTTATAAAAATGAGTGTATTAAAGTGCTAGAAGAGATTAAATCTAACCACTTAAATGCCAATTTATCACTAAAACCTACGCAGATGGGGTTTGCTCTAAGCAAATCCCTAGGGTTTGATAATATTAGAGAAATTGTAAAAAGAGCTTATGATCTTGATAATTTTGTGCGCATTGACATGGAAAACTCCCCGTATACGACAGATACAGTAGAAATGTACAAGCAACTTAGAAAAGAATTTGGTCAGCATGTAGGTACAGTACTGCAAGCGTATATGCGCAGAACTATAGACGATATTGAATATCTATCCGATGATAAAATGAATATAAGACTCTGTAAGGGTATATACATAGAATCAGAAAAAATTGCCTATAAAAAAAGAGATATCATAGTCGAAAATTATAAATACTGTTTAGAAGAGCTATTTAAGAAAAAAGCCTATGTTGGTATTGCTACTCATGATGAAAAGCTAGTGTTTCATGCAATGAAGCTAATAAAAGACTACAACCTACATGCAAACGAATATGAATTTCAAATGCTTTTAGGAGTTGGTGAAAATCTAAAGCAGTTTATCTTAGATAAAAATCACAGACTTAGAATCTACGTGCCATACGGCATACAGTGGCTTGCATACGCAAAGCGCAGATTAAAAGAAAACCCAAACATAATTAAAGCAGCTTTGCATTTAGAATAA
- a CDS encoding ABC transporter ATP-binding protein — MLLQLNNVLKTFGGIVAINNLSFEIKENQILGLIGPNGAGKTTVFNCITGIYKPDKGSVHFNGKDITGLKPHIITKLGIARTFQNIRLFPSMSVAENIMAGRHSKCRQTWFDSLIRTPKYFRDEKENWLKVKYFIDLLNLSEYTSAIVGSLPYGIQRKIEIARALASEPKLLILDEPAAGLNNKETQELVDLIYQIKDIGITILLIEHDMDMMMSLAEYIIVMNFGEKIAEGIPKDIQSNPQVIEAYLGSE, encoded by the coding sequence ATGTTACTTCAATTGAATAATGTTCTTAAAACATTTGGGGGTATTGTTGCGATAAATAATCTGAGTTTTGAAATAAAAGAAAATCAAATATTGGGTTTAATTGGGCCAAATGGTGCAGGCAAAACCACTGTATTTAACTGCATAACAGGCATATACAAACCAGACAAAGGGAGTGTACATTTTAATGGTAAAGATATTACTGGTTTAAAACCGCATATTATAACAAAATTAGGCATTGCAAGGACATTTCAAAACATAAGGTTGTTTCCTTCTATGAGTGTTGCAGAAAATATTATGGCAGGTCGCCATTCAAAATGTCGTCAAACCTGGTTTGATAGCTTAATTAGGACGCCAAAGTATTTTAGGGATGAAAAAGAAAACTGGCTAAAAGTAAAGTACTTTATTGATTTATTGAACCTTAGCGAATATACTAGTGCAATCGTGGGGAGTTTGCCCTATGGTATACAAAGAAAAATAGAAATAGCTAGAGCGCTTGCAAGTGAGCCTAAGTTGCTTATATTAGATGAGCCAGCAGCAGGTTTAAACAACAAAGAAACGCAAGAGCTTGTTGATTTAATATACCAAATTAAAGATATAGGTATAACGATTTTATTGATAGAACATGATATGGATATGATGATGAGTCTTGCAGAATACATAATAGTTATGAACTTTGGTGAAAAAATCGCAGAAGGCATTCCTAAGGACATACAATCAAACCCACAAGTTATAGAAGCGTATTTGGGAAGTGAATAA
- a CDS encoding branched-chain amino acid ABC transporter substrate-binding protein codes for MKLKNLLWVVVSLAFVFVSSSVFAAGVIKIGVQAPITGSFANEGQGIDNAVKMLVAQQNAKGGLLGKKLEVVTCDDEGTAVGGAICARKLVNDGVVAVIGTYSSTPAESAEPIYARAGVLQTSDATADSLTKHGYWTFFRNSCPNSAEATFTADFLVKDKHFKRIVVLSDYSTYATDLANATEATLKKIGGNVIYRGKIQAGSQNFTPILTKIKSMNPDVIYFSGYYTDGGLIRAQEVSLGMKAAFVGGDSNDNPEFFKLAGKASNGVYMINVPRPDILPYPLAKEFLRDYQARYHMMPPSIWTLFNADGLRAIMYAIEKTKTTDTKKLAAFLHNLKNFQGITGPITFTKDGERAGSRFMAYEIYNNNQYKVVYKED; via the coding sequence ATGAAACTAAAAAACCTGTTATGGGTGGTAGTTTCGCTTGCCTTTGTTTTTGTTTCAAGCAGTGTTTTTGCAGCGGGTGTAATTAAAATTGGTGTTCAAGCACCAATTACGGGTTCTTTTGCAAATGAAGGTCAAGGTATTGATAACGCAGTTAAAATGCTTGTGGCGCAGCAAAATGCAAAAGGTGGTTTATTGGGCAAAAAATTGGAAGTTGTAACGTGTGATGATGAAGGCACAGCGGTAGGTGGTGCAATTTGTGCAAGGAAACTGGTAAATGATGGTGTTGTAGCAGTAATAGGCACTTATTCATCTACACCAGCAGAATCAGCCGAGCCAATTTATGCTAGAGCAGGTGTTTTGCAAACAAGCGATGCAACCGCTGATTCTTTAACAAAACATGGTTACTGGACATTTTTTAGAAACTCATGTCCAAACAGTGCAGAGGCCACATTCACAGCAGATTTTTTAGTTAAAGACAAACATTTCAAAAGAATAGTTGTTTTATCGGATTATTCAACTTATGCTACAGACCTAGCTAATGCTACAGAGGCAACTTTAAAGAAAATAGGTGGAAATGTAATTTACAGAGGAAAGATTCAAGCTGGTTCACAAAACTTTACACCAATCTTGACAAAAATCAAATCTATGAATCCAGATGTTATCTATTTTAGTGGTTACTATACAGATGGCGGCTTAATTAGAGCTCAAGAAGTTTCACTGGGCATGAAGGCTGCTTTTGTTGGCGGTGACTCAAATGATAACCCAGAGTTCTTTAAATTAGCAGGAAAAGCTTCAAACGGTGTTTACATGATTAATGTGCCAAGACCGGATATACTACCATATCCTTTAGCAAAAGAGTTTTTAAGGGATTATCAGGCACGATACCACATGATGCCACCAAGTATCTGGACACTATTTAATGCAGATGGTTTAAGGGCAATTATGTATGCAATAGAAAAAACCAAAACTACAGATACAAAAAAATTGGCAGCATTTTTGCATAATTTGAAAAATTTCCAAGGTATTACCGGACCAATAACATTTACAAAAGATGGCGAAAGGGCTGGCAGCAGGTTTATGGCTTACGAAATTTACAACAATAACCAATACAAAGTGGTATACAAAGAAGACTAA
- a CDS encoding branched-chain amino acid ABC transporter permease codes for MEIFLQQIVNGLAIGSIYALVAIGYTMVYGVMKLINFAHGDLVALAAYIGLTVLMQAFGMHITNLWAIILMFVVSALFISLFGVLLERLAYRPLRRAPRLSAVVSALGASLAIENGIMLIWGPNIKVFPSNVFPSASWHISGVVINSTQIAILLLSVILMLALYIFINKTKIGAAIRASAIDQDAAKLMGINVNGIIIAIFALGSFLGSIGGLFIGIYYRELYFQMGWIYGLNAFIAAIIGGIGNIPGAMLGGMLLGIFNVLIAGYVSNGWSEALTFVLLIIILIIKPTGILGERVAEKV; via the coding sequence ATGGAAATTTTTCTACAGCAGATTGTAAATGGTTTAGCTATAGGAAGTATTTATGCCCTTGTGGCCATAGGTTACACCATGGTGTATGGCGTGATGAAGCTTATCAACTTTGCGCATGGTGACCTTGTGGCCCTTGCGGCCTATATAGGTTTGACCGTACTAATGCAAGCCTTTGGCATGCATATAACTAATTTATGGGCTATTATTTTGATGTTTGTTGTTAGCGCTTTGTTTATTTCTTTATTTGGTGTTCTTCTAGAAAGGTTAGCTTATAGGCCACTTAGAAGAGCGCCCAGACTTAGTGCTGTTGTATCCGCGCTAGGTGCGTCGCTTGCGATAGAAAACGGTATTATGTTGATCTGGGGTCCAAATATCAAGGTTTTTCCATCTAATGTGTTTCCAAGTGCGAGTTGGCATATAAGCGGCGTTGTTATTAACTCAACCCAAATTGCTATACTGTTACTTTCTGTTATTTTAATGCTGGCTTTGTATATATTTATTAACAAGACTAAAATTGGTGCCGCAATTAGGGCAAGCGCAATAGACCAAGATGCTGCAAAATTGATGGGCATAAATGTCAATGGCATAATAATAGCCATATTTGCACTTGGTTCTTTTTTGGGCTCTATTGGCGGTCTTTTCATAGGCATTTATTACCGTGAGCTTTATTTTCAAATGGGCTGGATTTACGGGCTTAATGCGTTTATTGCTGCAATAATTGGTGGTATTGGCAACATTCCTGGTGCTATGCTTGGAGGTATGTTGCTTGGAATTTTTAATGTGCTTATTGCAGGCTATGTATCAAATGGTTGGTCTGAAGCTTTAACATTTGTACTTTTAATAATAATTTTGATTATAAAGCCCACAGGTATTTTAGGTGAAAGAGTAGCGGAGAAAGTTTGA
- a CDS encoding branched-chain amino acid ABC transporter permease, translating to MKKSFVWYGIFFVIAIIYPHFVDPSWVDIGTTFALYSVVALSQDIVLGKAGMFDMGHATFFGIGAYTAAILNTTYNIPIMYTIPIAIALSALFGIIISWPIIHLRGDYLLVATIGFNIIFYQALQNNVFGLTGGPNGIFGIGTPMIFGINIASQKAIYYFAWLILLVTMLIIYNIDKSKLGRAFHYLRESEIAAESFGVNKRFYKVLAFALGAGLASLAGVIFAVQYAAVSPETFNFTQSVLFFTIVIVGGPSSIPGILLGTFVMFVVPQFFREFATARYFVFGIAMILTMILRPQGIWPVKFGKLPKYIFRKS from the coding sequence ATGAAAAAAAGTTTTGTATGGTATGGTATTTTTTTTGTTATCGCAATTATCTATCCTCATTTTGTTGATCCTTCTTGGGTGGATATTGGAACAACATTTGCTCTATATTCAGTTGTAGCGCTCAGTCAAGATATAGTTTTGGGTAAAGCGGGTATGTTTGATATGGGTCATGCCACTTTTTTTGGCATAGGTGCCTACACTGCAGCAATACTAAATACTACATACAATATTCCAATTATGTATACTATACCAATAGCAATAGCGTTATCTGCTTTATTCGGTATTATTATATCATGGCCTATTATTCACTTAAGGGGTGATTATTTACTTGTTGCTACGATTGGGTTTAATATAATTTTTTACCAAGCTTTGCAAAATAATGTATTTGGCTTAACAGGCGGGCCAAATGGTATTTTCGGTATTGGGACGCCAATGATATTTGGCATAAACATTGCAAGTCAAAAAGCAATATATTATTTTGCATGGCTTATTTTGCTTGTTACAATGTTAATTATATACAATATCGATAAAAGTAAACTGGGAAGAGCGTTTCATTATTTAAGAGAAAGCGAGATTGCTGCAGAAAGCTTTGGTGTAAACAAAAGGTTTTATAAAGTTTTAGCATTTGCTCTAGGAGCTGGTTTAGCTAGCTTAGCAGGTGTGATTTTTGCTGTGCAGTATGCAGCTGTTAGCCCAGAGACATTTAACTTTACGCAGTCTGTGCTATTTTTTACAATAGTTATTGTAGGTGGACCATCATCTATACCTGGCATACTGTTGGGTACATTTGTTATGTTTGTAGTACCTCAATTTTTTAGAGAGTTCGCAACAGCAAGGTACTTTGTGTTTGGCATAGCGATGATTTTAACAATGATTCTGCGTCCTCAGGGTATATGGCCTGTAAAGTTTGGCAAACTTCCAAAGTATATATTTAGAAAGAGTTAG
- a CDS encoding DMT family transporter, with amino-acid sequence MLRKVSKEALIAYSYLALCIIFWAAIPVVSKKILIELNNVQMLFYSTIISFVVLFFVNLFQKKLYLLKQYSVKDYLNMLFLGFLGAYFCYLILYGAFSIASAQEVFILAYTWPIMVVLLGFFILKEQPTLKKLIAIIISFFGILVIVTNGHLINLNFSNLKGDLLALFYAFVFALFSVLGKKFKYDQTFSAMIFFLSALVFMVPTILVLSNIKLPTLDVWFWLFLNGFFINGITYIFWFKALKAPTHIVSNLLYLTPFLSLIYIHIFLGDKILVSSFVGLVIIASGIIIQSIKLN; translated from the coding sequence ATGCTGCGCAAAGTATCAAAAGAGGCATTAATTGCATACAGTTATTTAGCACTATGCATAATATTTTGGGCAGCTATACCTGTTGTGTCAAAAAAAATTTTGATAGAATTAAACAACGTTCAAATGCTTTTTTATTCAACCATTATCTCTTTTGTTGTTTTGTTTTTTGTTAATCTTTTCCAAAAAAAGTTGTATTTGCTCAAACAATACAGTGTAAAAGACTATTTAAATATGCTTTTTTTGGGTTTTTTGGGCGCTTATTTTTGTTATTTAATACTCTATGGAGCTTTTAGCATTGCTTCTGCCCAAGAAGTGTTTATACTAGCTTATACTTGGCCTATAATGGTTGTTCTTTTAGGATTTTTTATATTAAAAGAACAACCGACTCTTAAAAAACTGATCGCTATTATAATAAGTTTCTTTGGTATACTTGTTATTGTAACAAATGGTCACCTAATAAACTTAAACTTTTCAAACCTAAAAGGCGATTTACTGGCTTTATTTTATGCATTTGTGTTTGCGCTTTTTAGTGTTCTTGGCAAAAAATTTAAGTATGATCAAACATTTTCGGCAATGATATTTTTTTTGTCTGCGCTTGTCTTTATGGTACCAACTATACTTGTCCTATCAAATATTAAATTACCCACACTTGATGTGTGGTTTTGGCTATTTCTAAATGGCTTCTTTATAAATGGTATAACTTACATTTTTTGGTTTAAAGCACTAAAAGCACCTACACATATAGTGTCAAATCTGCTGTATTTAACACCTTTTTTATCTTTGATTTACATACATATCTTTTTAGGCGACAAAATATTAGTTAGCTCATTTGTGGGACTTGTTATAATTGCAAGCGGTATAATCATTCAGAGCATAAAATTAAATTAA
- a CDS encoding ABC transporter ATP-binding protein, with amino-acid sequence MDTILQIKDLNVSYGSVAALKGLSFDVKAGEIVVLIGANGAGKTTTLRTISGLVKPKKGEVIFEGKRIDHMEAHKIVYLGISHAPEGRRIFGTLTVHENLILGAYTRKEVDKSTLEWIYNLFPRLKERSKQLAGTLSGGEQQMLAVGRALMSKPRLLLLDEPSLGLSPTLTKIIFDTVKQIRNNGVTILMVEQNAKAALKFANRGYVLEVGKIVLSGTADELSSSPKIVEAYLGKK; translated from the coding sequence ATGGATACGATTTTACAAATAAAAGATTTAAATGTGTCATATGGTTCTGTAGCAGCCCTAAAAGGCTTGTCTTTTGATGTTAAAGCAGGAGAAATAGTTGTACTTATCGGTGCAAACGGTGCAGGCAAAACCACCACGCTTAGGACTATTAGTGGTTTAGTAAAGCCCAAAAAAGGTGAAGTTATATTTGAAGGTAAGCGAATTGATCATATGGAAGCTCACAAAATAGTGTATCTTGGTATATCGCACGCTCCAGAAGGCAGAAGGATATTTGGCACTTTAACAGTGCATGAAAACCTTATACTTGGTGCATATACTAGAAAAGAAGTTGACAAAAGTACGCTTGAGTGGATTTATAATCTTTTTCCTAGATTAAAGGAAAGATCAAAGCAGCTTGCGGGTACGCTTTCGGGCGGCGAGCAGCAGATGCTAGCTGTAGGTAGAGCGCTAATGAGTAAGCCGAGACTATTGCTTTTAGATGAGCCTAGTTTAGGTTTATCGCCTACTTTGACAAAAATTATTTTTGATACAGTAAAACAAATTAGAAACAACGGGGTTACTATCCTTATGGTTGAGCAAAATGCCAAAGCGGCATTAAAATTTGCAAATAGAGGTTATGTGTTGGAAGTTGGGAAAATTGTTTTAAGTGGCACGGCAGATGAGCTATCATCTTCTCCAAAAATTGTAGAAGCCTATCTGGGTAAAAAGTAG
- a CDS encoding winged helix-turn-helix domain-containing protein, whose protein sequence is MTIYIDIPKSTIIQILKDLKEKELGGALNTLWWFFNEASKIPTDNLLIKGDPEVIAEDLSLSKVIVYKHIKKLKELNYIKQVDPKRHLYNLNSSMFIRRYFFG, encoded by the coding sequence ATGACAATCTATATTGATATACCAAAATCCACAATTATACAAATATTAAAAGATCTAAAAGAAAAGGAATTAGGCGGTGCGCTCAATACACTGTGGTGGTTTTTTAACGAAGCTTCAAAAATACCTACAGATAACTTATTAATTAAAGGCGATCCAGAAGTAATAGCAGAAGATTTAAGTTTATCAAAAGTAATCGTATATAAGCACATAAAAAAACTAAAAGAATTGAATTATATTAAGCAAGTAGATCCAAAAAGGCATTTGTATAATTTGAATAGCTCTATGTTTATTAGAAGATATTTTTTTGGTTAA
- a CDS encoding TrpB-like pyridoxal phosphate-dependent enzyme: protein MEVKKVLLNESDMPKYWYNVLPDLPNPIDPPLHPATGKPLKPQDLERLFAKELIEQELSNKSEIEIPQEIREVYAIYRPTPLVRAYNLEKALKTPARIYYKNESVSPAGSHKPNTAIAQAYYNKKEGTLSLTTETGAGQWGSALAFAGSIFGLNVKVYMVKVSYEQKPYRKSMINVWGAQIFPSPSNTTNVGREILRKDPNNNGSLGIAISEAIEAALESPNTHYTLGSVLNHVLLHQTIIGLEAKKQFELINQYPDVILAPCGGGSNLGGIALPFVRDKINGRQLRVVAVEPASCPTLTKGAYAYDYADSAKMTPLLFMYTLGHNFMPPSIHAGGLRYHGDSPIISRLYKDGIIEATTLKQNEVFEAAVLFAKTEGIIPAPETAHAIKAAINEAIIAKQEQKQKNILICFSGHGHFDMAAYDNYLSGNLKDIEFSDNLIKEALKDLPNIKVN, encoded by the coding sequence ATGGAAGTTAAAAAAGTTTTACTTAATGAATCAGACATGCCAAAGTATTGGTACAATGTGTTGCCTGATTTGCCAAACCCGATAGATCCGCCATTGCATCCTGCTACAGGCAAGCCGCTAAAGCCACAGGATCTAGAGCGACTATTTGCAAAAGAGCTTATTGAGCAAGAGTTAAGCAATAAAAGTGAGATAGAGATACCTCAAGAAATTAGAGAAGTTTATGCAATATATAGACCTACGCCTTTGGTTAGGGCTTATAATTTAGAAAAAGCACTGAAAACGCCAGCAAGGATTTACTATAAAAATGAATCAGTATCGCCAGCTGGCTCTCATAAACCAAATACAGCAATAGCTCAGGCCTATTATAACAAAAAAGAAGGTACCTTATCTTTAACTACAGAAACGGGTGCTGGCCAATGGGGAAGTGCACTGGCATTTGCAGGTAGCATATTTGGCTTAAATGTGAAAGTTTATATGGTAAAAGTAAGCTACGAGCAAAAACCATATAGAAAATCAATGATAAATGTGTGGGGTGCCCAGATATTTCCATCTCCGTCAAACACTACAAATGTAGGTAGAGAAATTTTACGAAAAGATCCAAACAATAATGGCTCTTTGGGTATAGCTATAAGTGAAGCCATAGAAGCAGCACTGGAAAGTCCAAATACACACTACACGCTCGGAAGTGTTTTAAACCATGTATTGCTTCATCAGACAATAATTGGTTTGGAGGCAAAAAAGCAATTTGAGCTAATTAACCAATACCCTGATGTTATATTGGCACCCTGTGGCGGCGGTAGTAACTTAGGTGGTATCGCTTTGCCTTTTGTGCGAGACAAGATTAATGGTAGGCAGTTAAGGGTAGTTGCAGTTGAGCCTGCAAGTTGCCCAACACTCACAAAAGGCGCCTACGCCTACGATTATGCAGATTCTGCCAAAATGACGCCGTTGCTATTTATGTATACGCTAGGGCATAATTTCATGCCACCTAGTATTCATGCTGGAGGATTGCGCTATCATGGTGACTCACCTATTATTAGCAGACTTTACAAGGATGGCATAATCGAAGCTACAACGCTTAAACAAAACGAAGTGTTTGAAGCAGCAGTACTGTTTGCAAAAACAGAAGGTATTATTCCAGCACCAGAAACAGCTCACGCAATTAAAGCGGCAATTAATGAGGCCATTATTGCAAAACAAGAGCAAAAACAAAAGAATATTTTGATTTGCTTTAGCGGTCATGGCCATTTTGATATGGCAGCCTATGATAATTACCTATCTGGCAATCTTAAAGATATTGAATTTTCAGATAATTTGATTAAAGAAGCTTTGAAGGATTTGCCAAACATAAAAGTAAATTGA
- the pruA gene encoding L-glutamate gamma-semialdehyde dehydrogenase, whose translation MKNCKVKVPQTLNEPVYNYEVGSSHRQLLKDAIKKIKSDKIEIPLIIGGKEYKTNNKVEIRSPHDHSELLGYYYKASKDEIALAINENLKAAKVWSKFDFSERAAIFLKAAELLSTKYRYIINAATMISISKSAFQAEIDSACELTDFLRFNVQYMQQIYEDQPYSPKGIWNIMQYRPLEGFVFAAPPFNFVSISGNLPTAPAIMGNVTIFKPASSSVYAPHIFMQVLKEAGLPDGVINFLPAQGSQIGEYIFSNPYFAGLHFTGSVETFHNMWSNIAKNIPLYKTYPRIVGETGGKDFIFAHQSTDKKALITSIVRGAFEYQGQKCSAVSRVYLPKSLYNEIKDDLLHEIDKIKMGSPEDFRNFMNAVIDKEAFEKISSYIDYAKNSSQATILKGGKCDNSIGYFIEPTVILTDNPQFKTITEEIFGPVVTLYLYDDAKYEETLKLCDQTSPYGLTGAIFAQDRAAINLAMEKLEQAAGNFYINDKPTGAVVGQQPFGGARASGTNDKAGSLLNLIRWTSARAIKENFNPTQAFEYPFMMEE comes from the coding sequence ATGAAAAACTGTAAAGTTAAAGTACCTCAAACTCTAAATGAGCCAGTTTATAATTATGAGGTAGGATCAAGTCACAGGCAATTATTAAAGGATGCTATAAAAAAAATTAAATCGGACAAAATTGAGATACCTTTAATTATTGGTGGTAAAGAGTATAAAACTAACAACAAGGTAGAGATTCGCTCGCCGCACGATCACAGTGAACTGCTTGGTTACTACTATAAAGCATCAAAAGACGAGATAGCTTTAGCAATAAATGAAAACCTTAAGGCAGCAAAGGTCTGGAGCAAGTTTGATTTTTCTGAGCGTGCGGCAATTTTTCTAAAAGCAGCGGAACTGCTTAGCACTAAGTATAGATACATAATAAATGCTGCTACAATGATTTCTATAAGCAAGAGCGCATTTCAGGCAGAAATTGACTCAGCGTGCGAGCTAACTGATTTTTTACGTTTTAATGTTCAATATATGCAGCAAATTTACGAGGACCAGCCTTACTCTCCAAAAGGTATATGGAATATAATGCAGTATAGGCCACTTGAGGGCTTTGTCTTTGCAGCACCTCCGTTTAACTTTGTATCAATATCGGGTAATTTGCCTACAGCACCAGCCATTATGGGTAATGTAACCATTTTTAAGCCTGCATCTAGCTCTGTGTATGCACCGCATATTTTCATGCAAGTATTAAAGGAAGCAGGCTTACCAGATGGCGTAATAAACTTTTTACCCGCTCAAGGCTCTCAAATTGGTGAATATATTTTCTCTAACCCATATTTTGCGGGCTTGCACTTTACAGGCTCAGTTGAGACATTTCACAATATGTGGTCTAACATTGCAAAAAATATACCGCTTTATAAAACCTACCCTCGAATAGTTGGCGAAACAGGTGGAAAAGATTTTATATTTGCCCATCAAAGTACAGACAAAAAAGCTCTAATTACTTCAATAGTAAGAGGCGCTTTTGAGTATCAGGGTCAAAAATGCTCTGCAGTCTCAAGGGTATACTTACCAAAAAGCCTCTACAACGAAATTAAAGACGATTTATTACATGAAATAGATAAAATCAAAATGGGCAGCCCAGAAGACTTTAGAAACTTTATGAATGCTGTAATAGACAAAGAAGCGTTTGAAAAAATCTCTTCATACATTGATTATGCTAAAAACTCTAGCCAAGCTACTATTTTAAAAGGCGGCAAATGCGACAACTCTATAGGCTACTTCATAGAGCCAACTGTGATTTTAACAGATAACCCACAATTCAAAACAATTACGGAAGAAATCTTTGGACCCGTTGTAACGCTTTATCTATACGATGATGCTAAATATGAAGAAACACTCAAGCTGTGTGATCAAACAAGCCCATATGGTTTAACAGGTGCTATTTTTGCTCAAGATAGAGCTGCAATAAACCTTGCAATGGAAAAACTAGAGCAAGCAGCTGGTAATTTTTACATAAATGATAAACCCACAGGTGCGGTAGTTGGCCAGCAACCATTTGGCGGCGCAAGAGCAAGCGGTACAAATGATAAAGCAGGCAGTCTGTTAAATTTAATTAGATGGACAAGCGCAAGGGCCATAAAAGAAAACTTTAACCCGACCCAAGCGTTTGAGTATCCTTTTATGATGGAGGAATGA